A window of the Thunnus albacares chromosome 15, fThuAlb1.1, whole genome shotgun sequence genome harbors these coding sequences:
- the inf2 gene encoding inverted formin-2 — protein MSGKSDGKKKWAAVRGRLGSSQDSDTQPEANLESADPELCIRLLQVPTVVNYSGLKRRLEGSDQTWMVQFLELSGLDLLLEALDRLSGRGCSRIADALLQLTCVSCVRAVMNSSAGIHFIIDNEGYIRKLSQALDTSNTMVKKQVFELLAALSMFSSDGHRLALDALDHYKGVKTQQYRFSVIMNELQATDNVPYMVTLLSVINALIFGTDDLRQRDKMRKEFIGLQLLDILPKLR, from the exons ATGTCAGGGAAGTCAGACGGGAAAAAGAAGTGGGCAGCGGTCCGGGGTCGCCTGGGCTCCTCGCAGGACTCCGATACTCAGCCGGAGGCCAACCTTGAGAGTGCTGACCCAGAGCTGTGCATCAGACTGCTGCAGGTTCCCACTGTGGTTAACTATTCTGGGCTGAAGCGTCGCCTGGAAGGCAGCGACCAGACATGGATGGTCCAGTTCCTGGAGCTGAGTGGGCTGGATCTCCTCCTGGAGGCATTGGACCGGCTCTCAGGGCGAGGGTGCTCTCGTATTGCCGATGCCCTTCTGCAACTCACCTGTGTCAGCTGCGTCCGGGCAGTCATGAACTCCTCAGCAGGGATCCACTTCATTATAGACAATGAGGGATACATTCGGAAGCTCTCTCAAG CCTTGGACACTTCCAACACCATGGTGAAGAAGCAGGTGTTTGAGCTACTTGCAGCCCTCAGCATGTTTTCTTCAGATGGCCATCGCCTGGCTCTGGATGCCCTGGACCACTACAAG GGCGTGAAGACACAGCAGTATCGCTTTAGTGTGATCATGAACGAGCTGCAGGCCACAGATAATGTCCCTTACATGGTCACACTCCTCAGTGTCATCAACGCACTCATTTTTGGGACAGATGACCTCAGGCAGAGAGATAAGATGAGAAAGGAGTTTATCG GGCTTCAGTTACTTGATATTCTGCCAAAATTAAGGTGA